The Medicago truncatula cultivar Jemalong A17 chromosome 4, MtrunA17r5.0-ANR, whole genome shotgun sequence genome includes a region encoding these proteins:
- the LOC11412428 gene encoding probable serine/threonine-protein kinase PBL5 has protein sequence MDNKQNATTTISTTASNTENPTTPAATTAPTSPRSTHNPTTTGKEKEKIESEVNKKKEDSASTEIVIRNEVIRKFSFDDLNDATEGFKIRYFAGQGGFGKVYKGLLPTKQVVAIKRLDSNSEEKAEEFKTEVETLSNASHQNIVQLIGYCNENEHKLLVYEYMKLGSLDDHLFGRKRGNLDWDARMKIAAEIAKGVEYLHVKMNPPMIYCDLKSANVLLGDGYDVKLSDFGYAKVGPEHESGVVYGSYGYCDPCYGETGTVSFESDIYSFGVVLLELISGRRAIDDTRLGDDQNVVFWASSVFKDMNKFKDIVDPLLEGKYHEGDLPKVVGIAARCVQKKVHRRPNISQIRSSSTL, from the exons atggaTAACAAGCAGAATGCCACCACCACCATTTCTACCACTGCAAGTAACACCGAGAATCCCACCACCCCCGCCGCCACCACTGCTCCCACTTCCCCAAGGAGCACCCATAATCCCACCACCACCg gaaaggaaaaggaaaaaattgaatCCGAAGTGAATAAGAAAAAAGAGGATTCTGCGTCTACAGAAATTGTGATAAGAAATGAGGTGATACGGAAATTCAGTTTTGATGATCTTAATGATGCAACTGAAGGTTTCAAGATTAGGTACTTTGCGGGTCAAGGAGGTTTTGGCAAGGTTTACAAAGGGTTGCTTCCAACAAAACAg GTTGTAGCTATAAAGCGACTTGACTCAAATAGTGAAGAAAAAGCTGAGGAGTTTAAGACTGAAGTGGAGACATTGAGTAATGCAAGCCACCAAAATATTGTCCAATTGATTGGATACTGTAATGAGAATGAGCACAAGCTATTAGTTTATGAGTACATGAAGTTGGGATCTTTGGATGATCATTTGTTTG GTCGTAAGCGAGGTAATCTTGATTGGGATGCAAGAATGAAAATAGCAGCTGAAATAGCAAAGGGTGTGGAGTATCTACATGTTAAAATGAATCCTCCTATGATATACTGTGACCTAAAAAGCGCAAATGTTTTGTTAGGCGATGGATATGATGTAAAGTTATCTGATTTTGGGTATGCTAAAGTAGGCCCAGAACATGAATCAGGAGTGGTTTATGGCTCATATGGATATTGTGATCCATGTTATGGAGAAACAGGTACTGTGTCATTCGAATCAGATATTTACAGCTTTGGAGTTGTTCTTTTGGAGCTCATCAGTGGTAGAAGAGCTATTGATGATACAAGACTTGGTGATGATCAAAATGTTGTTTTCTGG gCAAGTTCTGTATTCAAAGATATGAACAAATTCAAAGATATTGTTGACCCATTGCTAGAAGGTAAATATCATGAGGGAGATTTACCGAAAGTTGTAGGCATTGCTGCAAGATGtgttcaaaaaaaagttcatcGTAGGCCCAATATAAGTCAAATTCGGAGTAGTTCGACCCTTTAA
- the LOC112420863 gene encoding uncharacterized protein, with amino-acid sequence MNLPQYNHLHSLGSYGYCDHGETGTVSFESDIYSFGVVLLELISGRRAIDDTRLGDDQNVVFWASSVFKDMNKFKDIVDPLLEGVEEMVAMFLLVVGHGVGNRMIQERFQHLGETVSRRFHDVLVACLSLSIEYIKPQDPLFRDSHAKIQSDPRANDQTSFIGRKGYPTQNVMAVCDWNMCFTFVLAGWEGTAHDARVFDHALTNANLNFPHPPPGMYYLVDAGYPTPMGYLGPYRCERYHLPDFRRSHGFENNNEVFNYYHSSLRCTIERTFGVWKNRFAILRRMPKFTIKTQVEVVVATMAIHNFIRRNADMDVDFNRYEDEDITLDHDDYRRLVNLDLSQNLNIASSSEMNHVRNSVRDQIIKFNKNH; translated from the exons ATGAACTT GCCTCAATACAACCACCTACATTCTCTTGGCTCATATGGATATTGTGATCATGGAGAAACAGGTACTGTGTCATTCGAATCAGATATTTACAGCTTTGGAGTTGTTCTTTTGGAGCTCATCAGTGGTAGAAGAGCTATTGATGATACAAGACTTGGTGATGATCAAAATGTTGTTTTCTGG gCAAGTTCTGTATTCAAAGATATGAACAAATTCAAAGATATTGTTGACCCATTGCTAGAAG GGGTAGAAGAGATGGTTGCAATGTTCTTACTTGTTGTTGGACATGGAGTGGGTAATAGAATGATTCAAGAAAGGTTCCAACACTTAGGAGAAACTGTGAGTAGACGTTTTCATGATGTGTTAGTTGCTTGCTTGAGTTTGTCCATCGAATATATAAAGCCTCAAGATCCTTTGTTCCGTGATAGTCATGCAAAAATTCAAAGTGATCCACG TGCCAATGACCAAACTAGTTTTATTGGACGAAAGGGATATCCGACACAAAATGTAATGGCTGTATGTGATTGGAACATGTGCTTTACTTTTGTTTTAGCCGGATGGGAAGGTACTGCCCATGATGCTCGTGTTTTTGACCATGCTCTCACAAATGCAAATCTAAATTTTCCACATCCTCCTCCAG gtATGTATTATTTGGTGGATGCCGGTTATCCAACACCGATGGGATATCTTGGTCCATACAGATGTGAACGTTATCACCTCCCTGATTTTCGGCGTTCTCATGGGTTTGAAAATAACAACGAGGTATTCAATTATTATCACTCAAGTTTAAGGTGCACAATAGAAAGAACTTTTGGTGTATGGAAGAATAGATTTGCAATTCTACGACGCATGCCTAAATTCACAATTAAGACAcaagttgaagttgttgttgcaACAATGGCTATACATAACTTTATTAGAAGGAATGCTGATATGGACGTCGATTTCAATCGGTATGAGGATGAAGACATAACCCTTGATCATGATGATTATCGTAGACTAGTTAATTTGGATTTatctcaaaatttaaatatagcTTCCTCATCTGAGATGAATCATGTTCGAAACTCGGTTCGAGATCAAATTATAAAGTTCAACAAAAATCATTAG